The following proteins are encoded in a genomic region of Thermus thermamylovorans:
- the rpsF gene encoding 30S ribosomal protein S6, producing MRKYEVNVVLSPNLDQTQLALEKEIIGKALEAHGARVEKAEEWGTRRLAYPIAKDTQGYFLWYRVELPEERVNGLARELRLRDNVRRVMIVKAQEPFLAKG from the coding sequence ATGCGCAAATACGAGGTAAACGTCGTCCTGAGCCCCAACCTGGACCAGACCCAGCTTGCTCTGGAGAAGGAGATCATCGGGAAGGCCCTCGAGGCCCACGGGGCCAGGGTGGAGAAGGCTGAAGAGTGGGGGACGCGCCGCCTGGCCTACCCCATCGCTAAGGACACCCAAGGCTACTTCCTGTGGTACCGGGTGGAGCTCCCTGAGGAACGGGTGAACGGCTTGGCCCGGGAACTCCGCCTCCGCGACAACGTGCGCCGGGTCATGATCGTCAAGGCCCAGGAGCCCTTCCTCGCTAAGGGGTAA